Proteins encoded within one genomic window of Rhinolophus sinicus isolate RSC01 linkage group LG14, ASM3656204v1, whole genome shotgun sequence:
- the RPS20 gene encoding small ribosomal subunit protein uS10, with amino-acid sequence MAFKDTGKTPVEPEVAIHRIRITLTSRNVKSLEKVCADLIRGAKEKNLKVKGPVRMPTKTLRITTRKTPCGEGSKTWDRFQMRIHKRLIDLHSPSEIVKQITSISIEPGVEVEVTIADA; translated from the exons ATG GCTTTTAAAGATACCGGAAAGACACCCGTGGAACCAGAGGTGGCGATTCACCGAATTAGAATTACTCTTACCAGCCGCAACGTAAAATCCTTGGAGAAGG TGTGTGCTGACTTGATCAGAGgcgcaaaggaaaaaaatctcaaagtgaAAGGACCAGTTCGGATGCCCACCAAG ACTCTGAGAATCACTACAAGAAAAACTCCTTGTGGGGAAGGTTCTAAGACTTGGGATCGTTTTCAGATGCGGATCCACAAGCGACTGATTGACTTGCACAGTCCTTCTGAGATTGTTAAGCAGATCACTTCCATCAGTATTGAGCCAGGAGTCGAGGTTGAAGTCACCATTGCAGATGCTTAA